The following proteins are co-located in the Gloeomargarita sp. SRBZ-1_bins_9 genome:
- a CDS encoding MEKHLA domain-containing protein, with the protein MSGIYPWQDPAVQWHSHLLAYSFHHWMGQKLLDTDSHLVELAQCLFEAPFVLVSHDAQPDPCFNYGNRRALDLWETTWEQWIGLPSRLSAAPELQPERAQLLYQVKTQGWAQGYGGIRITRRGRRFQFRNAVLWNVMDDQGRFYGQAALFREWTWCD; encoded by the coding sequence ATGAGTGGGATATATCCCTGGCAGGATCCAGCTGTGCAATGGCATAGTCACTTGCTGGCCTATAGTTTTCATCACTGGATGGGGCAAAAATTGCTGGACACCGATAGTCATCTTGTTGAGTTGGCTCAGTGTTTGTTTGAGGCGCCCTTTGTGCTGGTTTCCCACGATGCTCAACCGGACCCCTGCTTCAACTACGGCAACCGGCGGGCCTTAGATTTGTGGGAGACCACTTGGGAGCAATGGATTGGCCTACCGTCGCGACTCTCGGCTGCCCCTGAATTGCAACCAGAGCGGGCACAATTGCTCTACCAGGTCAAAACCCAAGGTTGGGCGCAGGGGTATGGGGGCATTCGGATCACCCGCCGGGGACGACGCTTCCAATTCCGCAACGCTGTCCTATGGAATGTGATGGATGATCAGGGTCGGTTTTACGGACAAGCGGCCCTGTTTCGGGAGTGGACCTGGTGCGATTGA